A single genomic interval of Leptospira semungkisensis harbors:
- a CDS encoding antitoxin, with product MRKEYNFSKSKKNTYLKKLKKPITIRVDIDTIGYFKGLSDQTGIPYQNLINLYLAECASKNKKIDLSWK from the coding sequence ATGAGAAAGGAATACAACTTTTCAAAATCAAAGAAAAATACATATCTTAAAAAGTTAAAGAAGCCAATTACTATTAGAGTAGATATTGATACAATTGGCTACTTCAAGGGATTATCCGATCAAACCGGTATTCCTTATCAAAATCTAATCAATCTATATTTGGCGGAATGTGCTTCTAAAAACAAGAAAATCGATCTTTCTTGGAAATAA
- a CDS encoding NAD(P)H-dependent flavin oxidoreductase, protein MSSKNPILEALGLKGPLILSPLAGGPSTPELIAAVSNAGGLGSLGLAYETPEQIHTIIQKTRTLTSKPIAVNLFVPSEDPALTSEQINSAHDATKKYREELGIPSPKVEPPYSINFDKQFEAMLQEKPAVFSFTFGLLDRSYINECKKNHIITCGTATTLEEGILAEERGVDWLVAQGIEAGGHRGIFSAKTEDSMIGLFPLVRFLATNLKIPVIAAGGIMDGAGIAAALRLGAKAAQLGTAFLLCEEAGTSKPYRKALLDKGNLHTKTTRVFSGRIARGLENRFMKEMEERQGSILPFPAQNSFTRDIRRKSAELGMSDFLSLWAGQGVAQIRQMNAGELVSVLFDELNAAMKE, encoded by the coding sequence TTGAGTTCCAAAAACCCAATCTTAGAAGCGCTTGGCCTAAAAGGTCCGCTCATTCTCTCACCTCTTGCTGGTGGTCCTTCCACTCCTGAATTAATTGCTGCAGTTTCGAATGCAGGAGGACTCGGCTCACTTGGTCTTGCCTACGAGACTCCGGAGCAGATCCATACAATCATACAAAAGACAAGGACCTTAACCTCTAAGCCGATTGCAGTTAATCTTTTCGTGCCTTCAGAAGATCCAGCTCTAACATCCGAGCAAATAAACTCGGCACATGACGCCACAAAAAAGTATAGAGAAGAACTTGGGATCCCTTCTCCGAAAGTAGAGCCTCCTTATAGCATAAATTTCGATAAACAATTTGAAGCAATGCTACAAGAGAAGCCTGCTGTTTTCAGTTTCACCTTCGGACTTTTGGATCGTTCTTATATCAACGAATGCAAGAAGAACCATATCATAACGTGCGGAACAGCTACGACCTTAGAAGAAGGCATCTTAGCCGAAGAAAGAGGAGTAGACTGGCTTGTGGCACAAGGAATAGAAGCGGGAGGACATAGAGGGATTTTTTCAGCAAAAACAGAAGACTCTATGATCGGTCTTTTTCCGCTCGTACGATTCCTTGCCACCAATCTCAAGATCCCAGTGATTGCGGCAGGCGGGATCATGGACGGTGCTGGGATCGCAGCAGCACTTCGGCTTGGAGCAAAGGCCGCACAACTTGGAACAGCATTCCTTCTTTGCGAAGAGGCAGGAACTTCCAAGCCATACCGAAAAGCTTTATTAGATAAAGGGAATTTACATACTAAGACTACCAGAGTATTCTCTGGCCGCATCGCAAGAGGCTTAGAGAATCGATTCATGAAAGAAATGGAAGAAAGACAAGGATCCATACTTCCATTTCCGGCCCAGAATTCATTTACTCGAGATATTCGTAGAAAATCTGCAGAACTAGGAATGTCGGACTTTCTCTCTCTTTGGGCAGGACAAGGAGTCGCTCAGATCAGACAAATGAATGCGGGAGAACTTGTTTCGGTATTATTCGATGAACTGAATGCAGCAATGAAAGAGTAA
- a CDS encoding BrnT family toxin has translation MSSIDFQWDPVKNKSNKIKHGISFEEAKTVFYDEKARVIADPDHSDAEERFIIMGFSYKLNLLIVSHCYRSSKDIIRIISARKATRSESKQYEELL, from the coding sequence ATGTCGTCAATCGACTTCCAATGGGATCCAGTAAAAAATAAGTCTAATAAAATAAAACATGGTATATCATTCGAAGAGGCTAAAACTGTTTTTTATGATGAAAAGGCGAGAGTTATTGCTGACCCGGACCATTCGGATGCTGAGGAGAGATTTATTATTATGGGCTTTAGTTATAAGTTGAATCTATTGATAGTGTCTCACTGCTATAGGTCGTCAAAGGATATTATAAGAATCATCTCGGCAAGAAAAGCTACTCGATCTGAATCTAAGCAATATGAGGAATTATTATGA
- a CDS encoding putative glycoside hydrolase — protein MRKPFSLLPILIVIAFPVCAEFTIPFPENSRKREVPPNDPIREERLSPRAVSIKEKEKKEPKLASRKVTEEAPKEKEVPLPKVQRLRPRTGNQTAGPLPPKFYRGLYVNNSVIADKSGKKWKALLQDASDAGINVLVIDLQPVTLPSAEVNRIKELGFYPVGRLVNFEGGLKTELPSEERMNSILNYVRKACVSGFPEIQLDYIRYADITDIKLPLKQKYKNILNVIDKIRTEANQCEKLPYLGADIFGRIPFNKDDQIGQKIENFAQSIDVIYPMLYPSHFYGQPSRIANPYQTIYDGLSNTKKRSLSTTRVVGWIQGFTMSIKPSGKSLKDYIKAQIEASVDSESNGFVVWNIQNQYDETFRAIRETVKDGKLKIED, from the coding sequence ATGCGTAAACCGTTTTCCCTTCTGCCCATACTCATAGTGATCGCCTTTCCTGTTTGTGCCGAATTCACCATCCCTTTCCCGGAGAATTCTCGAAAAAGGGAAGTGCCTCCAAACGATCCGATCCGGGAAGAAAGACTCTCCCCTCGTGCCGTTTCTATCAAGGAGAAAGAGAAGAAGGAACCAAAATTAGCGTCTCGCAAAGTGACAGAAGAAGCTCCCAAAGAAAAGGAAGTTCCTCTTCCAAAAGTGCAAAGGCTTCGACCAAGAACTGGAAATCAAACGGCAGGTCCTCTTCCTCCCAAGTTTTATAGAGGATTGTATGTAAATAATTCAGTTATCGCTGATAAGTCCGGAAAAAAGTGGAAGGCACTCTTACAAGATGCATCCGATGCGGGGATTAATGTACTCGTTATCGATTTGCAACCGGTAACTCTTCCTTCTGCAGAAGTCAATAGGATCAAGGAGCTTGGATTTTATCCTGTAGGAAGATTGGTGAACTTCGAAGGAGGATTGAAAACCGAACTTCCCTCTGAAGAGAGAATGAATTCTATCCTGAACTATGTGAGAAAAGCCTGCGTTTCCGGATTTCCTGAAATCCAATTAGATTATATACGTTATGCGGACATTACGGATATCAAGCTTCCTCTCAAGCAAAAATATAAGAACATACTGAATGTGATCGATAAGATCCGAACCGAAGCAAATCAATGCGAGAAGTTGCCTTATTTAGGCGCGGATATATTCGGAAGAATTCCATTCAATAAAGACGACCAGATCGGACAAAAGATCGAAAACTTCGCGCAGTCAATCGATGTGATTTATCCGATGCTCTATCCTTCCCATTTTTATGGACAACCATCTAGGATCGCAAATCCGTACCAGACTATTTACGATGGGTTGTCTAATACAAAGAAAAGATCCTTATCTACTACGCGAGTCGTAGGCTGGATCCAGGGATTTACCATGTCCATAAAACCTTCCGGTAAATCTCTCAAAGATTATATCAAGGCACAGATCGAGGCAAGTGTGGATAGCGAAAGCAATGGCTTTGTAGTTTGGAATATCCAAAACCAGTATGACGAAACTTTCCGCGCAATACGCGAAACCGTAAAGGATGGGAAGCTGAAGATAGAAGATTGA
- a CDS encoding histone deacetylase family protein: MKLGYAYDDTFLLHDTGSFHPESPQRLESILNRLNQASYFKDLHWIKPPSLPIELIEPAHSRRHLERFLSIQGKRGGFDGDTPFSESSFDAALLAAGSGVELAKKMILGELDRGLALVRPPGHHAETGKAMGFCLLNNIAITAHYLLNQGAQRIYILDWDVHHGNGTQEIFYDSDRVFFTSLHQYPYYPGSGSYSETGRGKGEGYTMNIPLAMGSGDKEYLHFFQEKILPSILEFSPDYLLISAGFDAHKRDPLAGMNLSTNAFAEFTRLVLSACKQTDSKIISFLEGGYDLDALADSVEAHVAVLAG; encoded by the coding sequence ATGAAGCTTGGTTACGCTTACGACGACACCTTTCTTTTGCATGATACCGGATCCTTTCATCCGGAATCTCCTCAAAGATTGGAGTCTATCCTAAATCGATTGAATCAAGCCTCTTACTTCAAGGATCTGCATTGGATCAAACCGCCTTCCCTTCCTATCGAATTAATAGAACCGGCTCATAGCAGAAGGCATCTAGAAAGATTTCTAAGTATCCAAGGCAAAAGAGGAGGCTTCGACGGAGACACTCCCTTTTCAGAATCGAGTTTCGATGCGGCTCTGCTTGCCGCCGGCAGCGGTGTGGAACTTGCAAAAAAAATGATATTAGGAGAACTGGACAGAGGACTCGCTCTAGTTCGTCCTCCCGGCCATCATGCGGAAACAGGCAAGGCAATGGGATTTTGTTTGTTGAACAATATTGCGATCACAGCGCATTACCTTCTAAACCAAGGCGCGCAAAGAATCTATATCTTAGATTGGGATGTGCATCATGGCAACGGGACTCAGGAAATCTTTTACGATTCCGATCGGGTCTTCTTCACTTCTCTTCATCAGTATCCATATTATCCAGGCTCAGGCTCTTATTCCGAAACGGGTCGAGGCAAAGGAGAAGGTTATACGATGAACATTCCTCTAGCTATGGGCTCCGGCGATAAAGAATATCTGCATTTTTTTCAAGAGAAGATTTTACCTTCCATTCTGGAATTCTCCCCAGATTATCTTTTGATCTCCGCAGGTTTCGATGCTCACAAAAGAGATCCTCTTGCAGGAATGAATCTGAGTACGAATGCCTTTGCCGAATTCACTCGCTTGGTTCTTTCTGCATGCAAGCAGACTGATTCCAAGATCATTTCCTTCTTAGAGGGCGGCTATGACCTGGACGCATTGGCAGATAGTGTAGAGGCACATGTCGCTGTGCTCGCTGGATAA
- a CDS encoding 6-bladed beta-propeller, whose amino-acid sequence MGRRTRTKLFLCLLLLGILAQSASSEPLPNFGLKEKEARTFFKRGLAYYNKGEFAAARENFLRSLSIKPDFVHPKFFLSETYYLSGDWQESLTELEQLESSNKLNLIRKNRLDALRYRLGGGNRKEALEYYKSILGDDLRRFRFRNPADLAVDEEGYLYVVSFDTANVVKFDANGFPVENFKGGIGRNMEGPVGISVRGKSIFIADYAGDKIYEFDTKGTFINRFGSTGKEPGQFHGPSGLYFTKEGFLYVSDMGNNRIQKLSREGELLQEIGVGVLKQPAGIKVNNRGEIYVADRGNHRLVVFDSEGNYLKEITNSSFKKPRNISIRENKIFVADEAAGLFAYDSIAKTWSSFENFRDSKNTVRNFDQSFSVAFDYTGSMFVADFNRHRIEAFAPKGQLSSNLDLIVERVIHSDYPDISLVVHAKDRHGVPVKAIPRNSFRVYEMDNLAPLIGLTDMKKFNNRISVSIVAENSSLVSESYPTIEKALKPFLSEIRVDDKIQLLRSGRDTQTAYPFGKSMYDILKAIRSFVPEEDSQIGKSLQKGITDLLDSLGPRAVIAVVSGKDSKAAFTQFSPTKIIRFAVAHDIPIYFLCLGENGESVSVYKEIAEKTGGKFLTIPAGGTEKNLRSWIDAKKDRRYLLSFKSRINSEGGDVYVPVVVEAIFRNSNGKAETGFFSP is encoded by the coding sequence ATGGGGAGACGTACGCGAACAAAACTCTTTCTTTGCCTTTTACTCTTGGGCATCCTTGCCCAGTCCGCCTCCTCTGAGCCACTTCCCAACTTCGGCCTGAAAGAAAAGGAGGCGAGAACCTTCTTCAAACGCGGGCTTGCCTATTATAATAAAGGGGAATTCGCTGCGGCCAGGGAAAATTTCCTGCGTTCCCTTTCTATCAAACCGGATTTTGTTCATCCAAAGTTCTTTCTTTCAGAGACTTACTATCTCAGCGGTGATTGGCAAGAAAGCCTAACCGAGTTGGAACAATTAGAATCTTCTAATAAACTAAATTTGATCCGAAAAAATCGCCTCGATGCACTCAGATATCGTTTAGGTGGCGGAAACAGAAAAGAAGCATTAGAATATTATAAATCGATTTTAGGCGACGACCTTCGTCGTTTTAGATTTCGCAATCCGGCGGATCTCGCAGTGGACGAAGAAGGCTACCTTTATGTAGTGAGCTTCGATACCGCAAACGTAGTTAAGTTCGACGCGAACGGCTTTCCAGTCGAAAATTTCAAAGGTGGAATCGGAAGGAATATGGAAGGTCCTGTCGGAATTTCCGTCAGAGGCAAATCGATCTTTATCGCGGACTACGCTGGAGATAAGATCTATGAATTCGACACTAAAGGCACATTCATCAATCGATTCGGATCCACTGGCAAGGAGCCTGGACAATTTCATGGACCTTCCGGTCTCTATTTCACGAAAGAAGGATTCTTATATGTCTCCGACATGGGAAATAATAGGATCCAGAAGCTTTCGAGAGAAGGAGAACTACTCCAAGAAATCGGCGTCGGAGTTTTAAAGCAACCTGCTGGAATTAAGGTAAATAATCGCGGAGAAATCTATGTTGCCGATAGAGGAAATCATAGACTCGTCGTATTCGATAGCGAAGGAAATTATCTGAAGGAAATTACTAATTCTTCTTTTAAGAAACCTAGAAATATTTCGATCCGTGAGAATAAGATCTTTGTCGCGGATGAAGCTGCAGGACTATTCGCGTATGACTCCATCGCAAAGACCTGGTCCTCTTTTGAGAATTTTAGAGACTCCAAAAATACTGTCCGCAATTTCGACCAATCCTTTTCAGTAGCATTCGATTATACAGGCTCCATGTTTGTTGCCGATTTCAATCGTCATAGAATAGAAGCATTCGCTCCTAAAGGACAATTGTCTTCCAACTTAGATCTAATCGTAGAAAGAGTGATCCATTCCGATTATCCTGATATTTCCTTGGTAGTTCATGCGAAAGATAGGCACGGTGTTCCGGTTAAGGCCATTCCCCGAAATTCATTCAGAGTGTATGAGATGGACAACCTCGCCCCTCTCATAGGACTCACTGATATGAAGAAGTTCAATAATCGGATCAGTGTATCTATCGTTGCAGAAAACTCCAGTCTGGTTTCGGAATCGTATCCTACAATAGAGAAGGCCCTAAAACCGTTTCTATCCGAGATCCGAGTAGACGATAAGATCCAATTGCTCCGTTCAGGAAGAGATACTCAAACTGCTTATCCTTTCGGAAAAAGCATGTATGATATACTGAAAGCGATCCGTTCCTTTGTTCCGGAAGAAGATTCTCAGATCGGAAAATCTCTACAAAAGGGCATAACGGATCTATTGGATAGCCTCGGACCAAGGGCGGTAATCGCAGTTGTTTCCGGCAAAGATTCCAAGGCAGCATTCACTCAGTTCTCCCCTACTAAGATCATTCGTTTCGCGGTCGCTCATGATATTCCCATCTACTTCTTATGCTTGGGAGAAAACGGAGAATCGGTTTCCGTCTACAAGGAGATCGCAGAAAAGACAGGAGGAAAATTCCTCACCATTCCCGCAGGAGGAACGGAAAAGAATCTAAGATCCTGGATCGATGCGAAAAAGGACAGAAGATACCTACTCTCCTTTAAGAGCAGGATCAATTCCGAGGGAGGAGATGTCTACGTTCCTGTAGTGGTCGAAGCAATATTCAGAAACTCTAATGGAAAGGCTGAGACCGGGTTCTTCTCTCCATGA
- a CDS encoding class I SAM-dependent methyltransferase — translation MDDAWLNRWNERYSKEEFAFGEEPNLFLKEQLEKLKPGKILFPAEGEGRNAIFAAKLGWDAFAFDISIEGKKKAMRLAEKNQVRIDYQVGELQTLNFKSEQFDAIALIYAHFPAEIKSSYHKTLNGFLRKGGMILFEAFSKKHLEYVMKDERVGGPRELPMLFSTEEIQADFPNYEIIELVEREIELSEGLYHVGKGSVIRFVGRKN, via the coding sequence ATGGACGACGCTTGGCTGAACAGATGGAATGAAAGATATAGCAAAGAAGAATTTGCCTTCGGAGAAGAGCCTAATCTTTTCTTAAAAGAGCAATTAGAAAAGCTTAAACCAGGAAAGATACTTTTTCCAGCTGAGGGAGAAGGAAGGAACGCAATCTTTGCTGCTAAACTAGGATGGGATGCGTTCGCCTTTGATATCAGTATCGAGGGTAAGAAAAAGGCAATGCGGCTTGCCGAAAAGAATCAAGTGCGCATAGATTATCAGGTTGGAGAACTGCAGACTCTGAATTTTAAGTCTGAACAATTTGATGCGATTGCATTGATCTATGCTCATTTTCCCGCAGAGATCAAATCCTCATACCACAAGACCTTGAACGGATTTTTACGCAAAGGCGGAATGATCTTATTTGAGGCATTTAGCAAGAAGCATTTGGAATATGTAATGAAGGATGAAAGGGTCGGCGGACCTCGCGAACTTCCGATGCTATTCTCTACCGAAGAGATCCAGGCTGATTTTCCTAATTACGAGATTATCGAGTTGGTTGAAAGAGAGATTGAATTGAGCGAAGGATTATATCACGTAGGAAAAGGTTCAGTGATACGATTCGTAGGTCGTAAGAATTGA
- a CDS encoding tetratricopeptide repeat protein has protein sequence MAPFRSVLALAVFLSFSQSIFSKDIIYAFRDVGMPKNVGKDGMPRKEKMILIGETMLFDKVKPIEYDGKYKSFELGYDTRPDIVTVKVHYDPGIRPGQILYLIEKDFDHETFKDGSIVGQIEVKSVFQTAFIGKQLRGVGYLSMAKDKVLTVAYPISSELTGPALVERKKGDYHFTRDEIPESIQSYRKAIRLDPLSPVPHYKLGMLYLNEAGVDSKEPICSGILPMSAGAEFTSAWNKKSRFDSDQDLLRFTREYVSFLNCKADQAPSFAKGSNVPEELLKAQEVARDGFRLAKTDYELLLRSAETYYKLYFSYSPSKKPKTASAPEEDPKLRNRQEKSWEIAQKLLKEASLDNITDYRIHRLTSLLYGKRFLELSGGSKSATLSEEANFLRSKALESIEAYKLHRPKTIAGDKDLLILEKEL, from the coding sequence ATGGCTCCTTTCCGATCGGTGCTTGCCCTAGCCGTCTTCTTGTCTTTTAGCCAATCCATATTTTCGAAAGATATCATATACGCATTTCGCGATGTAGGCATGCCTAAAAACGTAGGCAAAGACGGAATGCCTCGTAAAGAGAAGATGATCCTGATCGGAGAAACCATGCTCTTCGACAAGGTCAAACCGATCGAGTACGACGGAAAATACAAGAGTTTTGAACTCGGATACGACACAAGACCTGATATAGTCACCGTAAAAGTACATTATGATCCTGGAATACGTCCCGGCCAGATCCTATATCTGATAGAAAAAGACTTCGACCATGAAACATTCAAGGACGGAAGCATTGTAGGCCAGATAGAAGTAAAATCAGTCTTTCAAACCGCATTCATCGGAAAACAATTAAGAGGGGTCGGATATCTGAGCATGGCCAAGGATAAGGTCCTCACCGTGGCATATCCTATATCCTCCGAATTGACTGGCCCAGCATTAGTCGAACGTAAGAAAGGGGATTATCATTTTACAAGAGACGAGATCCCAGAATCCATTCAATCTTATAGAAAAGCGATACGTTTAGATCCTCTATCTCCGGTTCCGCATTACAAATTAGGAATGTTATATCTAAACGAGGCGGGAGTAGATTCCAAAGAACCGATCTGTTCCGGGATTCTGCCAATGAGCGCCGGTGCTGAATTCACTTCGGCATGGAATAAGAAATCAAGATTCGACTCCGACCAAGACCTTCTTAGATTCACTAGGGAATACGTCTCTTTCTTAAATTGCAAGGCAGACCAAGCACCAAGCTTTGCCAAAGGAAGCAATGTCCCAGAAGAACTGCTTAAGGCCCAAGAAGTTGCGAGAGATGGATTTCGCTTAGCAAAAACCGACTACGAACTCTTACTTAGAAGTGCCGAAACATATTATAAATTATATTTCTCCTATTCACCTTCCAAGAAACCGAAGACTGCATCTGCTCCGGAAGAAGATCCGAAGCTTAGAAATCGTCAGGAAAAATCTTGGGAGATCGCTCAGAAGCTTTTAAAAGAAGCTAGTCTAGACAATATCACTGACTATAGGATCCACAGATTGACTTCTTTATTGTATGGAAAAAGATTCTTAGAGCTTTCCGGCGGATCCAAATCCGCAACTCTAAGCGAAGAGGCAAACTTCCTCAGAAGCAAAGCATTGGAATCAATCGAAGCATACAAACTGCATCGTCCTAAGACAATTGCAGGTGATAAGGATCTTCTGATCTTAGAGAAAGAACTCTAA